The stretch of DNA GTCTCGATTAAATACATATCTGCCTCACTTGCGACCCCAGAATATTTTCCATATGATAACGAACCGGATCCACCAGATGCAGCAGCCGTCCATAACCCATGAGTTCCTTTATTCCATGCCTCTTCACATAATTCCATTTTTACCGGTTCCTGAATAGAAGAATATGGTTTGACCAAATACGTATTTCGATTTTCATTTGAGACAATGTCTGGGTGATAAGGAAATAGCCCATCAATAATAGCTATTTTCACCCCTTTGCCGGTCAACTCCTTTGGAATATCAAGAAAGTCTCTGATAGAAGGCCAATTCATTTATAGTTCCTCATCATAGTTAAAAATAAAGAAGTCCAGGCATAAAAAACCTTGGACTCCTTTTAATAATTCATAATTTTTCCTATTTAATTATATCCTCAATCCTCTTCTTGAACTAAAGCACCCGTTAGTTGAATAAGTCGGTTTAGCTATCAGTATCTAAATCATCATCAAGAAAAGATTTTTTAACATCTTTAATTCCATACTTTTTTTTAAGAAAATCACCAATTATTGAATTGTTAATACCTCTTTGAACTGCTTTTTCAATAACCGCAAAAAGAATAAATAAGCCAACAATATAAAAGATAATATATAGAACAATAGCCTCCATAATAATCCCCTCCCACTAAATCTTACCAAAAAATCTAACTTCTTGTTTATAGCTAACCTGCCTCGTTAGTTCAATAAGAAAATATGCTTTACTGCTTATTGAAGAAAAGCACCCGTTAGTTCAGCAGTTGAAATTCATTAAACCTTTATTTTCCTTTACGTAGAAACTTTAAATAAAGTATTAATGAAATTAGCAATACTATTCCATAAAACCATATTGAACGGTACCAAACATTCTTAAACTCCATCAAAAAACTCATTCCGCCTTGTTCTGGAGGTAAAAGAGAATACACTGACACTTCAATAAATAACATAAAAACAAAAAACAAGAAGAAAATCAGAAAAATCATCCACTTGAAAAATTTGGATTTCATTAAAAGTATCCTTTCTATATCATCGTCATTTTAATAACAATAAAGTATATATCAATGCCATCAATGATGAAAATTTCTAGTATAAATATGATTGTTTTTCACTAACCTGCCCCGTTAGTTCAATAAGAAAAAGGCTTTACTCCTTATTGAAGTAAAGCACTCGTTCCTTTAAGTTCAATTTTTCACAAACTCTTTCAATCACATTAAATTACCATAACTTTTTTAAAAGGAATGATTTTTTGTTAATATGTTTTATCTTTCACATGCCCAGTTGTCTTTATCACGATCCATTTTTGATTGGTATGCACCGTGTCCTTTTGCTACACCATTTGGGTATTTCTTGCGTAACTCAGTACAGTTCTGAAAGATTTCAGTTTTTGCTGGAGTAGTGGGTTTAGGCACTGGTTTGGGTGCAGGAACTACTTTTGGTGCACAACCACCATTTATTGCATTTGCGCTTGACCATATACCTAGTTTTTTACCTTTTGCTGCTTTTTCTACAGCTTGTAATTCTTCCAAATATTTAGTGTTGGGCTTATAAATAGCAACACGAGCCAATCCTTTTTCAAGTAATGTCTTGTTAAACATCACATCATTAATATATATATAAGCAAGCAGCCGACCATATTGATCACGTGTTTCTACTCCTAATTCAACTTTAACCTCTTTATTTAGTAAAGCATTCTTTG from Paenisporosarcina sp. FSL H8-0542 encodes:
- a CDS encoding thermonuclease family protein, producing MFKSKLLKPILATVLSVSLFFGSVSPLSPLNEPSIVHAAAKPPATAVKSKVTEVIDGDTIKLNYKGKSETVRFILIDTPETKKPQTCVQLFGAEASAFTKNALLNKEVKVELGVETRDQYGRLLAYIYINDVMFNKTLLEKGLARVAIYKPNTKYLEELQAVEKAAKGKKLGIWSSANAINGGCAPKVVPAPKPVPKPTTPAKTEIFQNCTELRKKYPNGVAKGHGAYQSKMDRDKDNWACER